The following are encoded together in the Chanodichthys erythropterus isolate Z2021 chromosome 16, ASM2448905v1, whole genome shotgun sequence genome:
- the LOC137003835 gene encoding oocyte zinc finger protein XlCOF6-like encodes MMKVKVECEELNVVEEDHQYQRPQKVITGEKPSQSESVFSQKRTGAKKPPFICPQCGKCFTLKVNLKSHIKIHTGERDFTCLQCGSSFFKNADLKRHLQTHTGEKPFSCPHCGKSFTRKESLENHIRIHTGEKPFTCLLCAKSFIRKGHFKNHMRIHSGERPFTCHECGKSFTQATILKNHQHSHSGERPFSCGQCGKSFISAKHLKIHQKIHQKLFLCSFCGKMFSQLGYLKEHQKIHSGEKAHMCSVCGNSFSRAKYLKEHQKVHTGEKPYKCSHCDKSFSQSGNLKIHERVHTGEKPHRCPPCGRSFVTSSALLSHRRKCRQKLS; translated from the coding sequence ATGATGAAAGTGAAAGTGGAGTGTGAAGAACTGAATGTAGTGGAGGAGGATCATCAGTATCAGAGACCTCAGAAGGTCATAACAGGAGAAAAGCCGTCACAGTCCGAAAGCGTTTTCTCCCAGAAAAGAACAGGAGCCAAAAAACCACCATTCATCTGCCCTCAGTGTGGGAAGTGTTTCACACTCAAAGTGAACCTTAAAAGCCACATCAAAATTCACACCGGAGAGCGTGATTTCACCTGTCTGCAGTGCGGCAGCAGCTTCTTCAAAAACGCAGATCTGAAGAGACACCTGCAAAcacacaccggagagaagccgttcagcTGTCCTCACTGCGGGAAGAGCTTCACACGCAAAGAGAGCCTGGAGAACCACATCCGgatccacaccggagagaagcctttcacctgcctGCTGTGCGCCAAGAGCTTCATACGCAAAGGACACTTTAAGAACCACATGCGCATTCACTCCGGAGAGCGTCCGTTCACGTGTCACgagtgtgggaagagcttcacGCAGGCCACCATCCTCAAAAACCACCAGCACTCGCACTCGGGAGAGAGACCTTTCAGCTGCGGCCAGTGCGGGAAAAGCTTCATTTCAGCGAAGCACCTGAAGATCCACCAGAAAATTCACCAGAAGCTTTTCTTGTGCTCTTTCTGTGGAAAGATGTTCTCGCAGCTGGGCTACCTGAAAGAGCACCAGAAAATACACAGCGGCGAGAAAGCTCACATGTGTTCGGTGTGCGGGAACAGCTTCTCTAGAGCCAAATATCTGAAAGAGCATCAGAAGGTCCATACGGGAGAGAAACCCTACAAGTGCTCACATTGTGACAAGAGCTTCAGTCAGTCAGGGAACCTGAAAATACACGAGAGagttcacaccggagagaagccgcACCGCTGCCCGCCATGTGGAAGGAGTTTCGTCACATCCAGCGCTCTGCTGTCTCATCGAAGGAAATGTCGCCAAAAGTTGTCGTAG